The proteins below are encoded in one region of Apium graveolens cultivar Ventura chromosome 4, ASM990537v1, whole genome shotgun sequence:
- the LOC141720360 gene encoding uncharacterized protein LOC141720360 isoform X1 has protein sequence MEGTQEEMKSLGVFGIYKEGHKVMAPYRKIFIQIALAFMLPVAFIYLAEMEVSEILFPRQRYNFYGGRYSNTLKDWTVYTLFKLAYYTSLLIFSLLSTSSVVYSIACIYANRTISFTKVIAVVPKVWKRLMLTFIVTYAFTFIYLVVVIVTMYLCLANYSGGTTTAVLVYGLLILYIIGIVYLTIVWQLASIITVLEDFSGIKAMKKSRNLIKGKFWVTLAIFVELNIPVGAIQFVFYVFVIYGNFWAIWKRVLVGISCLVLLVPIFLYQLVLQTIIYFVCKSYHNETIDKPAMSNHLGAYERLSDPDEIVGQYGRGFWLESRVLFYLCQYFSISWFFKPSSTLFASRIIMKLSISLPCPTILERMSVCMVQASCKWNKFN, from the exons ATGGAGGGAACACAAGAAGAAATGAAATCTCTTGGTgtgtttggtatctacaaagaAGGCCACAAAGTCATGGCTCCATATCGAAAAATCTTCATTCAAATTGCTCTGGCTTTTATGCTCCCGGTTGCATTCATTTATCTAGCTGAAATGGAGGTTTCTGAGATCCTGTTTCCAAGACAACGATATAATTTTTATGGTGGTCGATACTCAAACACACTAAAAGACTGGACCGTCTACACTCTTTTCAAGCTTGCATACTACACTTCCCTTCTTATTTTTTCCCTCCTCTCTACCTCCTCTGTGGTTTACTCTATAGCTTGCATCTACGCAAATCGCACCATTTCCTTCACCAAAGTCATTGCCGTTGTGCCAAAAGTTTGGAAGCGTCTCATGCTCACATTCATTGTCACTTATGCATTCACCTTCATTTACCTTGTAGTCGTCATTGTCACCATGTATCTTTGCTTAGCTAATTATAGTGGAGGCACTACTACTGCTGTCCTTGTCTACGGCCTCTTAATTTTGTACATCATTGGGATTGTGTATCTGACTATTGTCTGGCAGCTGGCTAGTATTATCACTGTATTGGAAGATTTTAGCGGAATTAAGGCCATGAAGAAAAGTAGGAACTTGATCAAAGGTAAGTTTTGGGTGACTTTGGCTATATTTGTAGAGTTAAATATTCCTGTTGGAGCGATACAGTTTGTGTTCTATGTGTTTGTTATCTATGGAAATTTTTGGGCAATATGGAAGAGGGTTCTGGTTGGAATCTCGTGTCTTGTTCTACTTGTGCCAATATTTCTCTATCAGTTGGTTCTTCAAACCATCATCTACTTTGTTTGCAAGTCGTATCATAATGAAACTATCGATAAGCCTGCCATGTCCAACCATCTTGGAGCGTATGAGCGTCTGTCTGACCCAGATGAG ATAGTTGGGCAATATGGAAGAGGGTTCTGGTTGGAATCTCGTGTCTTGTTCTACTTGTGCCAATATTTCTCTATCAGTTGGTTCTTCAAACCATCATCTACTTTGTTTGCAAGTCGTATCATAATGAAACTATCGATAAGCCTGCCATGTCCAACCATCTTGGAGCGTATGAGCGTTTGTATGGTCCAAGCGAGCTGCAAATGGAACAAGTTTAATTGA
- the LOC141720360 gene encoding uncharacterized protein LOC141720360 isoform X2, translating to MEGTQEEMKSLGVFGIYKEGHKVMAPYRKIFIQIALAFMLPVAFIYLAEMEVSEILFPRQRYNFYGGRYSNTLKDWTVYTLFKLAYYTSLLIFSLLSTSSVVYSIACIYANRTISFTKVIAVVPKVWKRLMLTFIVTYAFTFIYLVVVIVTMYLCLANYSGGTTTAVLVYGLLILYIIGIVYLTIVWQLASIITVLEDFSGIKAMKKSRNLIKDSWAIWKRVLVGISCLVLLVPIFLYQLVLQTIIYFVCKSYHNETIDKPAMSNHLGAYERLYGPSELQMEQV from the exons ATGGAGGGAACACAAGAAGAAATGAAATCTCTTGGTgtgtttggtatctacaaagaAGGCCACAAAGTCATGGCTCCATATCGAAAAATCTTCATTCAAATTGCTCTGGCTTTTATGCTCCCGGTTGCATTCATTTATCTAGCTGAAATGGAGGTTTCTGAGATCCTGTTTCCAAGACAACGATATAATTTTTATGGTGGTCGATACTCAAACACACTAAAAGACTGGACCGTCTACACTCTTTTCAAGCTTGCATACTACACTTCCCTTCTTATTTTTTCCCTCCTCTCTACCTCCTCTGTGGTTTACTCTATAGCTTGCATCTACGCAAATCGCACCATTTCCTTCACCAAAGTCATTGCCGTTGTGCCAAAAGTTTGGAAGCGTCTCATGCTCACATTCATTGTCACTTATGCATTCACCTTCATTTACCTTGTAGTCGTCATTGTCACCATGTATCTTTGCTTAGCTAATTATAGTGGAGGCACTACTACTGCTGTCCTTGTCTACGGCCTCTTAATTTTGTACATCATTGGGATTGTGTATCTGACTATTGTCTGGCAGCTGGCTAGTATTATCACTGTATTGGAAGATTTTAGCGGAATTAAGGCCATGAAGAAAAGTAGGAACTTGATCAAAG ATAGTTGGGCAATATGGAAGAGGGTTCTGGTTGGAATCTCGTGTCTTGTTCTACTTGTGCCAATATTTCTCTATCAGTTGGTTCTTCAAACCATCATCTACTTTGTTTGCAAGTCGTATCATAATGAAACTATCGATAAGCCTGCCATGTCCAACCATCTTGGAGCGTATGAGCGTTTGTATGGTCCAAGCGAGCTGCAAATGGAACAAGTTTAA